GCCGGTTCGGACATCATCAAAGACCTCGCTCCTCAGGCAGTTGAGCAGGGCGCTGTCGTCATCGACAACTCAAACGCCTTCCGCATGGATCCTTCGGTACCACTAGTGGTGCCTGAGGTGAATGGTCATGCCGTCAAGACTCACAAAGGCATCATTGCCAATCCGAACTGTTCGACTGCCCAACTCGTGCCGGTTCTGAAGATATTGCACGAACTGGGTGGATTGAAGCGTGTCATCGTTTCCACCTATCAATCCGTCAGCGGCGCCGGTAAGGAAGCCATGGACGAACTGGAAAATCAGACCAGAGCGCTAATGAACGATCAAGACTATCCGCCGCAGGTTTTCCAGCGTCAGATTTCGTTCAATTTGATTCCTCACATTGATGTGTTCCTCGACAATGGTTACAGCAAGGAAGAGATGAAGGTCGTGCAGGAGTCACAGAAGATTCTCGAACTGCCGAACCTCCCTGTTACCTGTACTGCTGTTCGCGTGCCTGTCACAATCAGCCACAGTGAAGCGGTAACGGTTGATCTGGAGCATCCGGTCAGCCCTCATCAGGCTCGGGAAGCGCTTGCAAATAGTTCCATCATCGAAGTCTGGGATGAGCCGGAAAAGGGCATCTACCCGACACCGCTCGAAGCTGCTGGTAAAGATCCAGTGTTCGTCGGACGTATCCGTCGCGATACCTCGTCAGAAAACGGTTTGAATTTGTGGGTCGTTGCCGACAACTTGAGAATCGGTGCCGCACTGAATGCAGTGCGTATCGCCGAGTATGTTGTTGAGCACAACTTATTGAGACAGCCGGTAGCCAACTAGGTCTTGCATGAATCCAGGGAGGACGACTAGTGATCCAGACTGACGCTCCGATGTTCGGGCGCGTGATGACAGCAATGGTGACACCGTTCGATGAGCAGTCGAACATTGACTTCAAGGCAACCGAGAAGCTTGTAAAACATCTTTTGTCGACCGGAACAACGACTTTTGTCGTCGCCGGCACCACCGGCGAGAGCCCGACACTCGATGATTCCGAAAAGCGGGATTTACTGAAAGCTGTTATCGAAGCAGTTGACGGCAAAGCCAGGGTCGTCATGGGCACTGGTTACAATGCCACTGCTAAGTCAATCAAGGCGTCACAGGAAGCTGAGAAGCTCGGTGCCGATGGTTTACTGGTCGTCGCTCCCTACTACAACAAGCCAAGTCAGTCCGGACTGGTCAGGCATTTTCACGAGGTCGCCCGGTCGACCAGCTTGCCGATAATTGTCTATAACATTCCCGGAAGGACTGGTATCAACATCAGCCCCGATACCATGCTCGAAATCATTGCCAATGACAGCAACATTCATGCACTGAAAGACTCGACCGGTAATGTTGAACAGTCAGCAGAGATAGCTGGAAAGGCTCGAGACACCTTTAAAATCTATTCCGGTGATGATTACCTGACCCTGCCGTTCCTCTCCATTGGTGGTGCCGGAATCGTCAGTGTCGCGAGCCACATCATTGGTCAGCAGATTTCCACCATGATTGAAGATTTCTTTGCCGGGCGACACGACGCGGCACGTGCGAAGCACTACAAATATTTGCCTGTGTTCAAAGGCTTGTTTGCAGCACCGAACCCGACATGTGTTAAGTATGCGCTCTCGGTGCTCGGCATTTGTTCGGAACATTTGCGGTTGCCGCTAGTTCCTCTGACCAGTGCGGAGAAGCAAGTAATGGATCGACTTTTGAAAGAAGCTGACGTAGCAGCGAATTTGACCGCTCAAAAGTCTGTCGTTTAATCAGGAGTTCAGCGGTGGCAGTCGAGAACACAGAATCAGGGAAAGTCGAGCTTGGCACTAACGTACTCAAGATTATTCCCATAGGCGGTCTCGGCGAAATCGGCAAGAACACTCTTGCGATTTGCTACGGCGACGACATCATGCTGGTTGATGCCGGTCTGGCATTTCCCAACGAAGACATGATCGGCGTCGATCTCGTCCTTCCCGATATTTCCTTCCTCGTTGAAAATCAAGACAGAATAAAAGGTCTGGCCGTCACGCATGGACATGAGGACCACATTGGCGGTATTCCGTTCATTTTGAAAGAGATGAGCATACCTGTCATTTACGGACCCTCGCTTGCCATCGGGCTTCTGGAAGGAAAGCTCAAAGAAGGCGGGCTGGACAGTCGAACTGTCATGCGTAAAGTGCGACCGCGGCAGAAAGTGAAGATTGGTTGTTTTACGGTGCAGTTTATTCGCTGCACACATTCGATAGCCGACTCATTCAGCTTGATTATCAATACTCCGGTTGGCACGTTGATTCACACCGGTGATTTCAAGTTCGACTTCACGCCGGTTGATGGCGAACTTTTCGATATAGCCAGTTTGACGAAAGCGGCGGAAGAAGGCGTTCTTCTTTTGATGAGCGACAGCACAAATACAGAGCGCGAGGGATTCACTCCGTCTGAGAAAACAGTGTGGAAAAAAATCAACGAAGTGTTCTCCAGCGCACCAAAGCGAATCATAGTCACAACATTTGCCAGCAATGTTCATCGCATCAGGCAGGTTTTGCAGGCGGCGATGAAGTACGATCGAAAAGTATCGATTCTCGGGCGCTCCATGCTAAATCTCGCCAGCATTGCGCGTGAACTGGGATACATGACTTTCCCCGATGGATTGCTCATTCCCATCGATCAGATCAATAAGTTGCCACCAAATAAGGTAGTGATTCTTACAACAGGCAGTCAGGGCGAACCTCTTTCTGCGCTAACTAGAATCGCTAACGATGAGCATAAGCAGATCAAGATAATGCAGGGTGACACGGTCGTCATTTCCGCCACGCCTATTCCTGGTAACGAACGTTCGATTGCAAACACGATCAACGCGCTGTTTGTGCGCGGTGCCGACGTAATCTACGGGCGCGATGCCGGTGTGCACGTCTCCGGTCACGCCTGCAGGGAAGAGCAGAAGTTGATGATCAACTTGTGCAAACCGAAATTTTTCATGCCTGTGCATGGTGAATATCGCATGCTTGTCCTGCATTCTGAGCTGGCACAAGAATGCGGTGTCGAGAAAGACAATTGCTTCGTCATGGATAACGGAGATGTGCTCGAACTGGATGACGAGCGTGGTGCCGTCACAGGCAGAATCAAGTCTGGAATCATTCTTGTAGACTCTTCGCGTGCCTGGCACATCAACGAAGAAATCGTTGACGAGCGGCGCCATCTCGCGGCTGACGGTCTTGTCGCGGTCGCTTTGACGTTGAATGGCAAGCGCGAGATTATCGCCGGTCCCGATGTCAGCTTGAAGGGTGTCATCTTTCCGCGCGGCATGGCGCCCGACGAGTTCGTCAGCAAAGTGCAGAGCGAAGTGAGAAATATTTTGAACGTCAAGCCGACTGTCGATGCTCTTGCCGAAGCTGAACTATCTCATTTTATTCAAGGTGGACTGGAAGGATTTTTCGCTGAGAAAATGCGGTCCCGTCCGCTGGTGCATGTAATGGTGCATCAAGTCTCGATGCCTTCTACCGGTAATACGGAATCCAGAGATGGTGGTACGGCATCCAGAGATGGTAGTACGGAATCAGCCGAGTCTAGATTCGACAAAAATTGCAAGATTCAAACCAGAGAAAGCAGACTCGAGTCTACGGAAACCAAGTTGGAATCCAAGCAGACCATCGAACCAAAATGACCTGGCGTGAACTCGCACCCGAGCGACTGTTCGACCTGAAAGATGCACTGGTCATCGATGTTCGATCGCCGTGCGAGCATAAAGCCGAGTACATACCGCACTCCGTCAATATCCCTTTGTTGGAGGACGACGAGCGCGTTTTTATCGGCACCACTTATGCGGTCGAAGGCGAAATGGTGGCACGTCGAAAGGCGCTGAAGATCATCTCGCCAAAAATTCCCGATATCGTGGACAAAATTCTTGAATTGAAGAATCAAGGGCAGCACATTGTCGTTCATTGTTGGCGGGGCGGGTTGCGCAGTGAAACGGTTGCCAGTTTTCTTACGGTTGTTGGAATCGATTGTTGGCGCCTTACGGGCGGTTTCAAGGGCTGGCGTAAGGTCGTAATGAATGACTTCGCGCGCGCTCAGTATTCATTTACTCCAGTAATATTGCACGGTCGTACGGGCGTTGGTAAGTCTGAAATTTTGCGTGCTCTCGAAAACCTGGGAGCAGACGTTTTAAATCTCGAAGAATTGGCGAATCATCGGGGCTCCGTATTTGGTGCGCTTGGGCTGAGTGTGCAGCCGACTCAGAAGAACTTCGAGTCTGAGTTGTGGCTTAAGCTGCGTCAATTTACTAGCCGTCCGGTTTTTATCGAAGCCGAGAGTCGCAAGATTGGCAGGATAGCTCTGCCCGACTTTCTCATTGACCGCATTGCCACAGGCAGAAGAGTTGAAGTGACTGGTTCTATGGCGCGTCGGGTCGAACGCATAACGGCTGAGTACGCCAATGTGTTTACTGACGAATTAAAGGCTGAGGCGGTTGCTGCGATGCAGAACCTGCGTGTGCGCCTTGGAAACAAACGAACCGACGAGATTGCTGCTTTTGGACTTAACGGTCAGTTAGATCAAGCAATTAAAGCTCTTTTATCTGACTACTACGATCCCTTGTACGATGGTCATCTGGCGAAGAACGCGCCTTACGAGATAACCGTCTCCGGCGATGATGTTGAGCTGGCCGCCAGGCAGCTGATGCAGTGGGCCGCTGATGCGATGGGCAGCTGATGCGGTGGGTAGCTGATGCGGTGGGCAGCTGATGCAGTGGCAGCTGATGCGGTGAGTAGCTGAAGCCGTGGGCAGCTGATGCAGTGGGTCTCTAAGTTACAATGTAGCGAAGGCAAATGAGGGTGAACGCAGCGATGGCCAAAATTCTTCAACTCGTCGGTGATTTTGTCGAAGATTATGAGGCGATGGTTCCATATCAAATGCTTCTGATGGTCGGCCATCACGTAGACACCGTCTGCCCTGGTAAGAAGAGCGGCGACAAGGTAAAGACGGCAATTCATGACTTCGAAGGCGACCAGACTTACACAGAAAAGCCTGGTCACAATTTTGCGATTACTGCCGATTTCGACAATCTGCGTGCAAGTGATTACGATGCGTTGGTCATTTCGGGTGGAAGGTCACCCGAATATCTGAGATTGAATCCTAAGATTCTGGATTGCGTCAGACATTTTTTCGATGAAAACAAACCAGTAGCGGCAGTGTGTCATGCCGCGCAGATTCTTTCGGCAGCAGGTGTTCTCAAGAATAGGTCATGCATGGCTTACCCGGCCGTGTCACCTGAGGTAACCGGATGCGGTGGCACATTTGTCGAACAGAACAAAGACTTTACCAACGCCCATGTCGATGGAAATCTCGTTAGTGCCGCTGCCTGGCCCGGACATCCCGACTGGATCCGTAAGTTTCTTGAACTGCTAGGAACAAAAATTTCTCTAGCTTAGAAATTGCGATTAAAGGGCGCAGGCGGCCTTGGCGGTGGTGGCGGCGGCGGCGGCAGTGGAGGGGGAGGCGGCGGCGGTGGCGGGAATGAGCCTGAAGATCTTGTATATGATGGGCGTGGTTGTGGCTGCCAGTGCCCTTGTGTTGGTTGGATCTTTTTTAAGGGTGTTTCAGCTTTGCGATTGAGCATCGCGTAAAGCGCCCCTAAGATCGCGCAGATGGCTGCCGTTACCGCTGCAATTGTAGTTGTGGACCTTTTGTTCAGGCTCATCGGGTGCTTAACTCGCTGGGTACGAAACCGATGTCTTTCGATCCGAGCAGGCTCTTAGTTAAACTGCCTCCCGCAACGACCATTTCGTGCATGGCTTCATCAAGGTGACGGTCGGAAACAACAATTGGGTCGCCATCTGGAGCAGCGAATAGCGCAGCTTTGCGCATAAGTTCTCCGATAAATGCACCACTTGCCCCGGCGGTACGTTTGATGAATACGTCCATGTTATCTACTTTTACTGTTAGTCCTTTGGAGTAGACTTCAAAGAGACGTTTTCTGCATTCAGCGTCGGGCAGCGGCACTTCGTACGCCTGGTCGATTCGTCCCGGACGTGCAGCCAGAGCCGGTTCCAATATCTCAGGTCTATTAGTGGTGAGCACAAACAGAACGTCAACATCGTCGGATAGACCGTCCATTTCGTTCATTAACTCTAAAAGCAAGTGCTGATTACAGTTGCCTTGCTGACTTCGATCTTCAGCAATCAAGTCGACGTCTTCAATGATCACCATAGACGGTGCTAACCATCGGGCAAAGAAGCAAGTTCTGCTAATTAACCCCTGTCCTCTTCCCGTCACAAGTAGCACAGTGCGTTCTCTCATTGCGGATGCAAGATACATCGCCGTCATTGTCTTACCGGTGCCCGGCTTGCCATGCAGAAGAATGCCTCGTTTCAATTTGCGCCCGGCATTTTTCAAAGCCTCGCTATACTTGCCGACTTCCGTGGTCTGGCGTTCAATGCGTTTAAGCAAGCCTTCCGGCAATATGATTTGTTCTCGCGTGATCACTGGCACCGTATGGAACTTCAACGTGCCACCACCGCCGCTGCCTACACTACTGGCGCTGCCTTCGATGACTGAAAGCATTTTGCCGCGATAGATGTTGTTCTTACCCATAAGCCGCTGAATGTCTTTTATGAATTTTTCTGCGGTGGCGCGGTTTTCAGCCATAACATCAACGACAATCGGAGCGGCGTTGGCAAAGTCCATCATTGAGCCTTGTCTGAGCAGCAGCACAAGCTTTGGATTGCCGTTGATCAGGTAGAGACCGCCCTGCACGCAGGCTAGTTTCTTGCCGCCGTCCAATTCCATATTCAGGTATTGGACAGTGCCCTCTTTGGCGCCGCCCAGACCAACAAAGCTTGCCACCGACTGTGATGCGACAAGATCTGCCAGTGACGTACCGGTAAGATTGTTCAGAAATCCGCCTTGAATTCCAAGAATGCTGCACGTCCGTCCATCTTTGGTCGTCAGCTCGTCGATGGCAATCTGGAGATTTGCCTGGTTGTACCGATCAAACTGCTCAGTGACGATAGATAGAGTGGCTGGATCTTTTCCCATGTGTTCGTAGATCTTGGTCCTCAGATCTTTTGGTAGAAGATTTGCAGGCACCAGGTCTTTCATGTTGAAACCAGAGAAAGTCATTGGTATTTCCTCCAGCAATTCGATTCAGCTACTTTTCATTTAACGAGGAATCGATAAGGTTGAATCGAGGCAAAAATTGATTGATTTGTGATTGATTGATTTGGTTGGATTTGATTGTCCCCATTACAACTCTGGAACGGGTTCAAGTTGCCTAATGCACTTGATTAATTAATCAGTTGTCATTAGCGTCTCGACCTTCATCCTTGTGTCGAGTTTCATTCGTATGTCGACCTTCGTTCTTGTGTCGAGCTTCATTCGTATGTCGACCTTCGTTCTTATGTCGACTTTAGACGTCCTGGTCTTTCTGTTTTTCCGTTTGGCTGCAATCAGGTCTTAAATGGCATGCTCTTGGCTTCCCTTGCTCCCCTGTTGCCTCAGTCTAAAAATCTAACCCTTACAACCGTGTTGCCTCAGTCTAAAAATCTAACCCTTACAACCGTGTTGCCTCATCTAAAATCTAACCCTTACTCGAAGGTAGTTAATTACATGACAAACGATGCCCACCAGTACTGGGTCGCCCCGCATGGAATTAATTACATTCAAGTAAGGACCTCAGAGGTAGTCGTGTCCTGAGATCGAAACAGAGCGGGCTTTTCCGGTGTTTTTATTGGCTAAACTGCGGAACGGACCTGGCTACGAGCCTGGACTGATGAGCATTTGCGCGATATATACGCTGTGTAGCACGTCGGCTGGTACCTCAAGGCTCTTACGGCTATGCGCCTGCCTAGTCCAAACTTGAGTTTGTGTCAAGTATTCGAGCATTTCGGAGCCGAAAAAACACCCCTAAAACGCACATCCCTCCCTGGTAAGGTGGGAGGGATGAACTAGTTGTGGTGGATTAGGTAAGGAGGAAACAAGGCACCTGACGGGAAATCCGTCCTGCGCTCTGTTCTTACATAATACCAGTGGATAACTGAGTCGGCTGTTAAAAAACTTGAAGTGCCGGTTGTCTAACACCCACCCGCAACAGGTGAGAATTCATTAATTAAATGCTAATGAATTGTCGACCATGTACTGCTCGTTGACGAGTCGTACTGAGTTGGTGTCGGATAGAGGAAATCAAGTGCGCCGAAACCACCAAGCGCGGTTGAGGAGGATGAGGCAGCGGCAGAAGCAGATACCTTATCGAATTCCTTGCCGGGGGCGGTGATCTTAATGTTGCTCGGGCAGAACAAGTAGACTTGCTCGCTCAGTTTGTGGAAATCGCCGTCGAGTGCTGCTGATGCACCAGCGACAAAATCAACGAGCCGGTTGGCGTCGATCTTCTTCATGTTCTCCAGTGAAATTGTGGTGGCAGCGCGTCCGCGTAAGCATTCAACAATTTCAATCGCTTCTTCAAACGAGACAGGAGCAAAAATTGAGATCTGAGTACCAAATTTTGTCGGTGGAGTACGCAGCGTGCTCAGTGTTCCTTTTCGGTCGTTCAGGGCAGGGAATAAATCCACTTCCTTCTTCGCGTTGCGGCCGCTGTTTACGGTTGGCTTTTCTGTCGAAACATTTTTACTTTCGTCTACCATAGTAGTCCTTTGCAATTATGCCTGGTGCAAGTATCTGCTGCGTATATCCTGCGCCTACTTTTATCAACCGATCGGAGTGCCATCTCAGATGGTGCACGCATGTTGTCATCAATTCTAATCAATTCGTAGCAATAAGCAAGTACCGATAACGTGAATTCTCTGTCCCTGAGCTGCTTGCTAACTTCCTTGCGAGAGCATAGACGCCAGAGACTGACATAGAGAGAGGTCTTCAGGATTTGTAATTTTTAGATTATATGGCGAACCCATGACGATATGCACTTTATGTCCACTGTGCTCGAGTATCGTGGAATCGTCAGTGGTGCCAAAATTATCCGCTGCGGCTTTTCGGTGAGCATTGAGGAGCCATTCAAATTTGGCTGCCTGTGGCGTTTGTATCTGCACGAGCTCGTTTCGGTCCAGTGTATCGCCTACAATATTGTCTTTGGCGCGTTTAATAGTATCAGTCACTGGCATTGCAACCGTGCATGCACCGTTGGCGGTTACAGATTCAATGACCTGATTTATCAGTTTCTCCGTGAGCAGGGGTCTGGCAGCATCGTGCACCATGACAAATGTGGGCGGCTGGCTGAGCTGACTCAGTCGCTCGAGTCCGTTATGGACGGAGTTTTGCCTGGTTAAACCACCAGCGGTGACGATTACTTTCGAAGCCTGAGCCTCTGGAAGTAATCGCTTGATTTCGGCTTGCACCGTATCCAGTGACATCTCCGGTACGCACAGGGCGATAACGTCTATTTGCTGGTGAGCGGCCAGAGTTGATAACG
Above is a genomic segment from Candidatus Melainabacteria bacterium containing:
- a CDS encoding ribonuclease J, producing the protein MRSSAVAVENTESGKVELGTNVLKIIPIGGLGEIGKNTLAICYGDDIMLVDAGLAFPNEDMIGVDLVLPDISFLVENQDRIKGLAVTHGHEDHIGGIPFILKEMSIPVIYGPSLAIGLLEGKLKEGGLDSRTVMRKVRPRQKVKIGCFTVQFIRCTHSIADSFSLIINTPVGTLIHTGDFKFDFTPVDGELFDIASLTKAAEEGVLLLMSDSTNTEREGFTPSEKTVWKKINEVFSSAPKRIIVTTFASNVHRIRQVLQAAMKYDRKVSILGRSMLNLASIARELGYMTFPDGLLIPIDQINKLPPNKVVILTTGSQGEPLSALTRIANDEHKQIKIMQGDTVVISATPIPGNERSIANTINALFVRGADVIYGRDAGVHVSGHACREEQKLMINLCKPKFFMPVHGEYRMLVLHSELAQECGVEKDNCFVMDNGDVLELDDERGAVTGRIKSGIILVDSSRAWHINEEIVDERRHLAADGLVAVALTLNGKREIIAGPDVSLKGVIFPRGMAPDEFVSKVQSEVRNILNVKPTVDALAEAELSHFIQGGLEGFFAEKMRSRPLVHVMVHQVSMPSTGNTESRDGGTASRDGSTESAESRFDKNCKIQTRESRLESTETKLESKQTIEPK
- a CDS encoding DJ-1/PfpI family protein — protein: MAKILQLVGDFVEDYEAMVPYQMLLMVGHHVDTVCPGKKSGDKVKTAIHDFEGDQTYTEKPGHNFAITADFDNLRASDYDALVISGGRSPEYLRLNPKILDCVRHFFDENKPVAAVCHAAQILSAAGVLKNRSCMAYPAVSPEVTGCGGTFVEQNKDFTNAHVDGNLVSAAAWPGHPDWIRKFLELLGTKISLA
- the ispD gene encoding 2-C-methyl-D-erythritol 4-phosphate cytidylyltransferase: MIAAVLPAAGAGERFKAKPTDAAKQFVGLEGRPLYLWSLSTLAAHQQIDVIALCVPEMSLDTVQAEIKRLLPEAQASKVIVTAGGLTRQNSVHNGLERLSQLSQPPTFVMVHDAARPLLTEKLINQVIESVTANGACTVAMPVTDTIKRAKDNIVGDTLDRNELVQIQTPQAAKFEWLLNAHRKAAADNFGTTDDSTILEHSGHKVHIVMGSPYNLKITNPEDLSLCQSLASMLSQGS
- the mnmH gene encoding tRNA 2-selenouridine(34) synthase MnmH, whose protein sequence is MTWRELAPERLFDLKDALVIDVRSPCEHKAEYIPHSVNIPLLEDDERVFIGTTYAVEGEMVARRKALKIISPKIPDIVDKILELKNQGQHIVVHCWRGGLRSETVASFLTVVGIDCWRLTGGFKGWRKVVMNDFARAQYSFTPVILHGRTGVGKSEILRALENLGADVLNLEELANHRGSVFGALGLSVQPTQKNFESELWLKLRQFTSRPVFIEAESRKIGRIALPDFLIDRIATGRRVEVTGSMARRVERITAEYANVFTDELKAEAVAAMQNLRVRLGNKRTDEIAAFGLNGQLDQAIKALLSDYYDPLYDGHLAKNAPYEITVSGDDVELAARQLMQWAADAMGS
- a CDS encoding ATP-binding protein, coding for MTFSGFNMKDLVPANLLPKDLRTKIYEHMGKDPATLSIVTEQFDRYNQANLQIAIDELTTKDGRTCSILGIQGGFLNNLTGTSLADLVASQSVASFVGLGGAKEGTVQYLNMELDGGKKLACVQGGLYLINGNPKLVLLLRQGSMMDFANAAPIVVDVMAENRATAEKFIKDIQRLMGKNNIYRGKMLSVIEGSASSVGSGGGGTLKFHTVPVITREQIILPEGLLKRIERQTTEVGKYSEALKNAGRKLKRGILLHGKPGTGKTMTAMYLASAMRERTVLLVTGRGQGLISRTCFFARWLAPSMVIIEDVDLIAEDRSQQGNCNQHLLLELMNEMDGLSDDVDVLFVLTTNRPEILEPALAARPGRIDQAYEVPLPDAECRKRLFEVYSKGLTVKVDNMDVFIKRTAGASGAFIGELMRKAALFAAPDGDPIVVSDRHLDEAMHEMVVAGGSLTKSLLGSKDIGFVPSELSTR
- a CDS encoding DUF552 domain-containing protein, which produces MVDESKNVSTEKPTVNSGRNAKKEVDLFPALNDRKGTLSTLRTPPTKFGTQISIFAPVSFEEAIEIVECLRGRAATTISLENMKKIDANRLVDFVAGASAALDGDFHKLSEQVYLFCPSNIKITAPGKEFDKVSASAAASSSSTALGGFGALDFLYPTPTQYDSSTSSTWSTIH
- the dapA gene encoding 4-hydroxy-tetrahydrodipicolinate synthase, with amino-acid sequence MFGRVMTAMVTPFDEQSNIDFKATEKLVKHLLSTGTTTFVVAGTTGESPTLDDSEKRDLLKAVIEAVDGKARVVMGTGYNATAKSIKASQEAEKLGADGLLVVAPYYNKPSQSGLVRHFHEVARSTSLPIIVYNIPGRTGINISPDTMLEIIANDSNIHALKDSTGNVEQSAEIAGKARDTFKIYSGDDYLTLPFLSIGGAGIVSVASHIIGQQISTMIEDFFAGRHDAARAKHYKYLPVFKGLFAAPNPTCVKYALSVLGICSEHLRLPLVPLTSAEKQVMDRLLKEADVAANLTAQKSVV
- a CDS encoding aspartate-semialdehyde dehydrogenase, encoding MRPINVAIVGATGRVGQELLRVLEERNFPIGELKLLASARSKDLTIAFKGKSYPVQEMSPEAFKGIDIVLASAGSDIIKDLAPQAVEQGAVVIDNSNAFRMDPSVPLVVPEVNGHAVKTHKGIIANPNCSTAQLVPVLKILHELGGLKRVIVSTYQSVSGAGKEAMDELENQTRALMNDQDYPPQVFQRQISFNLIPHIDVFLDNGYSKEEMKVVQESQKILELPNLPVTCTAVRVPVTISHSEAVTVDLEHPVSPHQAREALANSSIIEVWDEPEKGIYPTPLEAAGKDPVFVGRIRRDTSSENGLNLWVVADNLRIGAALNAVRIAEYVVEHNLLRQPVAN